In the genome of Maniola jurtina chromosome 3, ilManJurt1.1, whole genome shotgun sequence, one region contains:
- the LOC123881249 gene encoding uncharacterized protein LOC123881249 → MSFRWSEDTTLKFVSLYIQHECLWNFKSPQYKNKHIKQSAYLDLENKMNVPGFGEKEIKLKIKNIRSTYSQELKKIKDSKKSGAGTDTVYIPSVKWFSLLDASLRNLTSTLTHSESNLASDSLHTDETTDTEQNSTVVDTFREPTPPPPPPLPPPPPPQTKKRKIAQLSSMVRQLKEIADTSNSTVEENEFEVFGKHVGLQLKSLPLLLALEAQEHIQIYINRIRRQHLQTASEQNGITTPQSYATESPYSDSSTYYNDTSNYNLEEQATECFSSSILPTDNSEHVSDYQLSSNMFPSGHVNQNETQSVTIISNDLILTAMQNANVNK, encoded by the exons ATGTCGTTTCGCTGGAGCGAAGATACAACTTTAAAATTTGTTTCTCTCTATATCCAACATGAATGCTTGTGGAATTTTAAGTCCCcgcaatataaaaataaacacattAAACAATCCGCATACTTGGATTTGGAAAACAAAATGAATGTACCCGGATTTGGTGAAAaggaaattaaattgaaaattaaaaacatcag ATCGACCTACTCCCAGgagttgaaaaaaataaaggaCTCCAAAAAATCAGGCGCTGGGACTGACACGGTTTATATTCCTTCTGTAAAATGGTTCAGTTTATTGGATGCATCCCTGAGAAACTTAACCTCAACACTGACACACAGTGAAAGTAAtctg gcTTCCGATAGTTTACACACTGATGAGACTACAGATACTGAGCAAAATAGTACTGTAGTGGATACTTTTCGTGAACCTACACCTCCTCCTCCACCTCCTCTTCCACCTCCTCCTCCacctcaaacaaaaaaaaggaaaatcgCCCAGCTCTCGAGCATGGTTAGACAATTAAAAGAGATAGCTGATACTAGTAACTCTACAGTCGAAGAAAATGAGTTTGAGGTCTTCGGAAAACACGTTGGTCTTCAACTGAAGTCTTTGCCCCTACTATTGGCATTAGAAGCACAAGAGCACATTCAAATTTACATAAATAGAATTCGACGTCAGCACCTTCAAACCGCATCTGAACAAAACGGAATCACGACGCCACAGTCATATGCTACAGAATCACCATATAGCGATTCTTCAACATATTATAATGACACCAGTAATTATAATTTGGAAGAGCAAGCAACTGAATGTTTTTCCTCGTCCATTTTACCTACAGATAATTCTGAACATGTCTCGGATTATCAGCTTTCCTCAAATATGTTTCCATCTGGCCATGTTAACCAGAATGAAACGCAGAGCGTTACAATTATATCAAATGACTTAATTTTAACAGCAATGCAGAACGctaatgttaataaataa
- the LOC123881248 gene encoding putative nuclease HARBI1, with amino-acid sequence MSESCVNFLLNKIHSQIQRKDTLLRSAIPAITKLQAVLYFLATGCSLRTLTHIFRLGKSTISEFIIEVCAAIYESLTEFIKIPTTTDWKIIENGFRNQWHFPGCCGAIDGKHVVIKAPPESGSLYYNYKETNSIVLMAVVDHKYCFSYIDVGCTGRVSDGGVFRNCSLYQELENGILPEDHVLVGDNAFPLKEYLLKPFPGNRLTSQQKIFNYRLSRARRIVENAFGILAARFRVFEKPMPYSPEKVVKIVKTCCALHNWLRQTELQNKQYEYTVDKENYEAGTIVPGNWRNEPESLGMQPLPISLSNRSSQRSIDRRERYANYFVGSGSVSWQTRMIH; translated from the exons ATGTCCGAAAGTTGTGTAAATTttctgttaaataaaatacattctcAAATTCAGCGTAAAGATACCCTTTTAAGAAGTGCGATTCCTGCAATTACAAAATTACAAGCAGTTCTATACTTCCTTGCTACTGGGTGTAGTTTAAGGACACTCACACATATATTTAGACTCGGAAAATCTACTATTTCCGAATTCATCATCGAAGTTTGTGCAGCAATCTATGAATCATTAACGGAATTTATCAAG attcctACTACTACAGACtggaaaataattgaaaatggtTTCCGAAATCAATGGCACTTTCCAGGATGCTGTGGCGCAATCGACGGCAAACATGTCGTGATTAAGGCACCCCCTGAATCAGGAAGTTTATACTATAATTACAAAGAGACAAACAGCATTGTCTTAATGGCTGTTGTAGATCATAAATATTGCTTTAGTTATATTGACGTTGGATGTACTGGAAGGGTTTCTGATGGAGGCGTATTTCGTAACTGTAGTTTGTACCAAGAATTAGAAAACGGTATTCTACCAGAGGATCATGTCTTAGTTGGCGACAATGCATTTCCCTTGAAAGAATATTTGTTAAAACCCTTCCCAGGAAATCGATTAACATCACAgcaaaaaatttttaattatcgtTTGTCTCGGGCTAGAAGAATAGTAGAAAATGCTTTCGGTATACTAGCTGCCAGATTCAGAGTATTTGAGAAACCGATGCCCTATAGTCCTGAGAAAGTTGTTAAGATAGTAAAGACATGTTGCGCTTTACATAATTGGCTCCGACAAACAGAATTACAAAACAAACAGTATGAATACACAGTAGACAAAGAAAATTATGAAGCAGGAACTATCGTTCCTGGTAATTGGAGAAATGAACCAGAGTCTCTCGGAATGCAACCACTGCCAATTTCTTTAAGTAACCGTTCATCTCAAAGGTCTATAGATCGTCGGGAGAGATATGCAAATTATTTTGTAGGAAGCGGTTCTGTCTCTTGGCAGACAAGAATGATACATTGA